The Streptomyces sp. NBC_01298 genome contains the following window.
GGGCCGCCTCCTGAGCGGGAGTCAGACGCGCGCCGGCAGCTCGGAGCCGGCCTTGGGCGCCGGGGCCGCCGCGGTCCCGGCGTTTGCGTTCCCGTTCCCGTTCCCGGTCCCATTCCCGGTCCCATTCCCGTTCCCGGTTCCGGGTACGGGGCTCACGCTCGCCCGCCACAGGAGCAGGCAGGACCAGACGGCGGCCCAGGCCAGCAGGCCGTTGCGGAGCACCAGGAGGAACGTGCCGATGCCGCTGCCCGCGAGGATCTGCGAGACGTAGGTCAGTGGGTAGATCACGGTGGTGACCGCGGTCGCGGCCACGATCAGCCAGGCCACCGGCCGCTGCGTGGTGTGCTTGCAGGTCAGGCACACGGCCGCGAGACCGACCAGCCACATCAGGTACTGCGGGCTGAGCACGCGGCTGGTGATGGTGAAGACGAGGATGGCGCACAGCCCGGCGTCCAGCGGGGTCGCGGTCGTCCAGCGCCGCGCCTTGATCCGCCACAGCAGCAGCCACGCGAACCCGACGCCCGTGAGGCCGACGGAGAGCATGGCGACGCTGGAGACGTAGGGGCCGACGTACTCGTAGGCCCCGTAGCGGACTTCGGACTTCCCGGACCAGGCGCCGACGAGCTTGCCGAACATCAGGGCGGAGCCGCCGAGGGACTCGACCTGGATGCCGCGGTTGCCCTGGTTGCCCAGGAAGCCGAGGGTGTCGCGGAAGAACAGCGCGAGCACGGCGAGCAGGACGGCCCCGGCCGCCACGGCCGACAGGATGGCGTCGCGGGTGGTGCGGCCGCGCGGGGTGCCGATCAGCGTGAGCAGCGGCCAGACCTTGACCATGGCGCCGATTCCGGCGAGGACCCCGCCGAGCTTGCGGCGGAAGCGCAGGCACAGCAGCGAGCCGACGGCGAGCAGGGTGACCTGGAGGTCGTAGCGCGCGAAGGGAAGCGACAGCAGCAGCGGCAGCGTGGTCAGCCACAGCACGGCGCCGGCCAGGCTGCCGTCGGAGCGGCGGGCGGCGCGGACCAGGCCGACGGTGATCAGCGCGTCGCAGATCACCGTCAGGGCGACGAAGGCCTCGAAGTAGCTGAGGAAGGGGAGCAGGTCGGGCGACAGGAAGATCGCCGCCGCGGCCGGCGGGTACTGCCACATGACGTCGCCGTGCGGCATGGTCCCCGTCACGAGGACGTTGTACCAGTTGTTGTAGGTGACGGTGATCTCCGCGCGGACCGAGGAGGTGCCGTGCAGGTTCACCACCAGAAGGACCACCATCAGGGTCCGGGTGGCCAGCCAGAAGCCCGCCATGGCCAGGCGGCCGGCGCGCCCCCGGAGTGCGGAGTCGATGGTCGTGCTCGTACTGGTCATCGGGCGTGAGTCTAGCGATCCATCGTGTGCGGCCCGGGTGGTCCCGCCAACGATCCGGTGACGAGATGTGAAACCGCTCATTCCGCAACGAAGCGGATCAAGACCGCGGCGGGGGTCGGCCGCCGGGCCGACGCCACGTCAGGCGCCGGGTCCACGCCGGGCCCACGCGCGGCCCATGCCGGGCCCACGCCTGGCCGACGCCGCGTCAGGCGCGGGGCCGGCCCATCGCGCGGTAGGTCCAGCCGGCCGCGCGCCACAGGGCGGGATCGAGGGCGTTGCGGCCGTCGAGGACGAGCCGGTCGGTGACGACCTCGCCGAGGGCGGCGGGGTCCAGGTCGCGGAACTCCCGCCATTCGGTGAGGTGCAGGACCACCTCGGCGCCGCGGGCGGCGTCCAGGGCGGTGTCGGCGTACCCGAGGGTGGGGAAGACGCGGCGGGCGTTGTCCATGCCCTTGGGGTCGTAGACGGTGACCTGGCCGCCCTGGAGGTGGATCTGGCCGGCCACGTTCAGCGCGGGGGAGTCGCGGACGTCGTCGGAGTCGGGCTTGAAGGTGGCGCCGAGGACGGCGACCCGCTTGCCGAGGAAGGAGCCGCCGACGGCGTCGCGGGCCAGCTCGACCATGTGGCCGCGGCGCCGCATGTTGATGGAGTCGACCTCGCGCAGGAAGGTCAGCGCCTGGTCGGCGCCGAGCTCGCCGGCCCGCGCCATGAAGGCGCGGATGTCCTTGGG
Protein-coding sequences here:
- a CDS encoding glycosyltransferase family 87 protein, with protein sequence MTSTSTTIDSALRGRAGRLAMAGFWLATRTLMVVLLVVNLHGTSSVRAEITVTYNNWYNVLVTGTMPHGDVMWQYPPAAAAIFLSPDLLPFLSYFEAFVALTVICDALITVGLVRAARRSDGSLAGAVLWLTTLPLLLSLPFARYDLQVTLLAVGSLLCLRFRRKLGGVLAGIGAMVKVWPLLTLIGTPRGRTTRDAILSAVAAGAVLLAVLALFFRDTLGFLGNQGNRGIQVESLGGSALMFGKLVGAWSGKSEVRYGAYEYVGPYVSSVAMLSVGLTGVGFAWLLLWRIKARRWTTATPLDAGLCAILVFTITSRVLSPQYLMWLVGLAAVCLTCKHTTQRPVAWLIVAATAVTTVIYPLTYVSQILAGSGIGTFLLVLRNGLLAWAAVWSCLLLWRASVSPVPGTGNGNGTGNGTGNGNGNANAGTAAAPAPKAGSELPARV